In one window of Henckelia pumila isolate YLH828 chromosome 1, ASM3356847v2, whole genome shotgun sequence DNA:
- the LOC140875954 gene encoding uncharacterized protein yields MASSAAGSGGGPSPSGGGRPLGFFKAAMERKQSFVQFFVMTGILLLSAKSLTQKYRIHELRGDIASLEEEQKGLKSRMNQIKQSLLAEAAAEPTGAFAARLRTLFGDESN; encoded by the coding sequence ATGGCATCCTCGGCGGCCGGCAGCGGCGGCGGACCAAGCCCTAGCGGTGGCGGAAGGCCGCTCGGGTTTTTCAAGGCCGCCATGGAGAGAAAGCAAAGCTTCGTTCAATTCTTCGTGATGACAGGAATACTTCTGCTAAGCGCCAAGTCTCTTACCCAAAAGTATCGCATTCACGAACTTAGAGGGGACATCGCCTCACTAGAAGAAGAACAAAAGGGCCTCAAATCCCGTATGAATCAGATCAAGCAAAGCCTCCTCGCCGAAGCCGCCGCCGAGCCCACCGGCGCTTTCGCCGCCAGGCTTCGCACCCTGTTCGGGGATGAAAGTAACTGA